The nucleotide sequence TTGTTATTATTTGAATATGAGCGTTAAACGTTATTTTTAACTGCATCACCTACATGATTTATCCTGATGGTTTTCCATTTCCATATTATAAAAACAGTGACAACAAAAGAGCGTTCTAATTCTTATTTCCCGCGGTCCATAACTAGTTACATACGAATTTATTTCAATAGCGAAAGAAATAAATAATAGTAAATATATAGTCACAATAAGAAAAGTAGTAAATATTTCGAAAGATTATAACATTTCGATTACAGTCTTCTTATCATCATTCTGGTAGCTCGTAGCGAATAAACTCCACCCAGCCAGTCCCTCCAGTGAATTCCCTTCCATACCGTACCTGGCgtctttgacaaaaatattccaTTTAGGTGACTTTTATAACAGTCGTTAAACCACCATGCACCAACACCATCTTTTGCACAGTTATTCTTGCTGAGATCATTGTCTTTATCAAAGGTAGAAAAGGGCATCCCGTTGTGGTAGTTCAGGCTATCACCTTTGGGAATAAATAATTGTGTATATTATATTTATCCTTCAGTTATTGTTGCGCTTAACCTTAAATTATAAACGATGAAGTACATGTTATAGGCTATTTATTGACCATTCATTGATGAAAGTTCATAGTtcacaaattaaaataataatgtatgcaactgtttatttttttaaaattaaataaatcgaTAGTTACGATAATATAACTGGGGATATTCATCGTTAAGATACAAATTTGTAGGTATTGAACAAAGTTCTGttcattttgtttcaaacatacaaaaataatttgaatcaTTAAAGTAAGTGCAGGCTGATTTCcatcattttataaacaaatattgttaTAGTTTCAAAAGTGTTCATGTCTTTGAAacgattaacaaataaaaactaAGTATATGTCGGAGACACTACCATGGTCAAAAAGGAAAAGCACAGAACAAAAATAGTAAACAACCCTTTAAACATTTAACTAAAGATTGAGAAGCATTAACTCTAACAAAATAGTTTTACATGTAGTAAACTCAGGGCAAATATACGTTTAAATTTCGTATGGTAGTACACCGCACCACTATGTGGTTAACTCTGGATAAAATCCTATAATGAATGGGTATAACACGGACTCTCCTCCTAAGGCTTCACCCTTCTTGTATCGTAAAGTTCCCTTGGAGATTGTATCTTGCTCCAGGTGCACAATGTGTTTCGTTTCAACGGTTTATTGATAGGGTTCAAGGCTCTGCAGATAGGAATCATGACCCAGGACGAGTAGCACGTGGCTTTCTCTGAATCTATGTTATCAATTCATCACTTTTATTGTTAGCAACAGTCACACATGTCATACAAAGTTGTATATTTGCCTTTTGCCTTTTGTCTAAATcttctataaaaacaaaacatacacaAGAAATGATTAGCCAAATCAATTAACAATATCATCAGTCAATTTGCCTTTTTCTATAGCCATACTAGTTTTTAGATGTACCTGCAGTCCCTTTGTAACCATAGACGCTGAGTCTATAATTAGATGACTCATCACCGACATAGAAATATTGGTAATTAGCAAACACTTGATAGTTGTCAAAATCGTACAGATCTATCATCAGTTCATATCTCCCTTGGAATGTTAGTGCGTGAATATTATCGTTACctacaacaacaaaatatatcaacTTGTATACAACTTAACATTTACAGAAATTGAATACCCATATATCAGTTGCTATGGGATCCTTTTCACATCACAGTAAACAAGGAGACGGATTCTTCTTTTTGTTGTTATTCTTAAAATGCATATCTTTTTAATTTGCTTCGGAATCATAAAATTATAAGTTTATAATATTCACCCTGATTAAAATCACTATTAATACCAGACAATACCAATGACATCATTAGTATCTTTTTTATGACGTGTAATGTTAATACATCATTGATTGGAAACCCGCCATTGTTCATAacttgacaatgagggtcggttgaaaacaaaactttacgacaaaagagatgatttcagctttccaattctgaactttccatttctaagtagcaacattccagcagcacctgcatacggggtatatatctcccaattgatacgatattcccgtgcttgcatttcctatcatgattttcttgatagagggttgctgcgcacaaggaagctattaaaccaagagttcaaaatggtgaagatGAAATCATCCCATCGTACATTTTACAGaccccatcacgagttggttgaccgttatggaataaccgtttcacaaatgatatcggatatgttccttacgtcgtaactacaatccccttccctttcatgaatgtgacctaccaaattagactatttaccggatttgttatcacataagcaacgacgggtgccacatgtggagcaggatctgtttacccttccggagcacctgagatcacccctagttttttggtggggttcgtgttgtttattctttagttttctatgttgtgtcgtgtgtgctgttgtttgtttgtccttttcatttttagccatggcgttgtcattttgttttttgatttaagagtttgactatccctttggtatccttcgtccctcttttgaaaggTACCAAAAATTGTATAAATGTTTTGAATACTTACAATAGCTTGCCAAATTAATAAtcttttttaaaccttttttttttttgaaaaatgttttagataGTATGATTCTGAATGCTCATTCACATACTtctgatgagtcctttgtaggCAAAACCCATATCACACTTACACAATTGCCACcatgaatttttaataatttttttacaatttatttcattttcaaatcaaTAAAGTATCAGCTCTTGGCACAGACTCAATAAATCTGTTCTTTAAGTGTACAAATAGTGTACCCAGCCAAAATTCCTGGTCCAGTCGTCCgaatccttctttatattttgtcCATCCAAGAAAGAAGTCAAGATCACCACTTTCTCTTCTCTGTATAACCTAatgaaattgtttaaatatatttattatacgaGTTTTAATTCTTTACAACTATTATTATTGAATACTTAAAACATGATGATTAAGTGTCCAGAGTGATCAAAATGATATGTGAAATATGAAGAACATGGTGTGTCTCTTGGACACCCTCAAGTTATTATTACTGTTTTTGTCTTGATATTAGCTTAAGTGATATTTCTAGTTTGTTTTGATTGATACATTTCTTCGTCTAACGCcttttaggttgcactttgtaaatacagctgtttctcaaatcACGCCTCTTTTTGGAAgatctagaatattcatagaaaattaatacttacatactggttcccagttatgctctctgtgttccatctcatagagacataacttgggaatgttaccagtaaatatacatctgcatattgtttacatttaaatatgtggtaacccttcattagAGGTAAggatagttaagaaaattagtgtaagtttaaactctgaaatgTTCAGgacatataaacgttgaaaatatgccgtacagccctatattttgacctttgaaacaaattgaagtgcatatgaactttcaattctaggataagattttttttcaaaacttcatagtaaaagtggtacagttttagccgtaaaaaggagttcctattggaaattgcattgtcaatatttacagaaatgcaacctttagttttttttctgcattttagaTTCATAGCATTTTGTGTCATCGGAACTTCGACAATTCGCCGTTTCAGGATCTAaagcatcctgggtaatatttccaaaagcGTACACCAACATGTTtagattggtttaaaacgttataaacaatggGAGTTTAaacaatgacgtaacgttatttttcattatggtgtacgaacaatgagattactcatagtcctttagattctgattCGGCGTAATCTTTTACCAACTTACTGTCCAGCCTCCTCCATAATCTACCATTTGGCAATAAACATCAAATTCATCGGACTTGGTTGGTTGAATTTTGTAGATTCCACTTCGATATCCTTCTGGTAGGTCGCTACAATCACCTAGTGCTGTAGaaagaaataaatagaaaatgcTACTTGCAGgatatatttatgaataaaaagagaAATTTGGCATTACCAACATGACAGCAACCTGTCGAcacaaaagtaaaaacaatattattaactGATTATAATCTAGAGCATAAGACGAAGGTCTTTAGATGTGTTCTACCCTATACAAGATTTAACTAGATTTAACAAATATTATCAGAGCAGCTATCAATACCGAATCTTATTTCCAAAATAGTAAATAGCATTATTTCATAAGGCAATCGAAATATAAACTGACATGCAAATAAATATATGTGGCGTTGTaccattagcatgattagtgtTTTGGTATTGAAACTCTCTAATTCAATCCACAATCCTTGGGATTATGAAAAGTACTTGAATAACAAATAAGTTAAATCTGTATGAGACGAAGTACTTAGCTCTATAATGGTTGACAAAAGTAGACAAATCCAGCATTCGCCTGATCAAATCAGCTTTTTATCATAACGaggtcatttttttctacattatttATTTCGTTCGTTCGGGGACAAACAATGCAATTTTTCCATAAAGTAAACCAAACGCCTACTTGGGTAGatgttagtaaaaaaaaaagttttcattaaaataataaCTTGTTCAAAAGACAAATcgaattatagaataactaaaatttaaaaaagaaaaaaaagaaaaatatccaaCGAGCCACCGAACCACACTTTAATTCATGAATACTTGTAGCGCTCCAGTTAACTATACGTGATGTTTGTCACgatttgaatatttttcgatatttacATTTTTGGATTACTTCTTCCTTGCAACCAGTTTAATTATATGCATGATATCTGAATGTTCATAAACTTTCCAAATAATTTGCAATTTAAATATTGTCTATTTGTTTtgcaaacaaatttgaaaaaaaaactgtcaaataaAACGTGATTCATAGCTAAAAAATATAACGAATGAACTCTTTCTATTGACagttgaactattttttttttatttggaaagaCCTCTTGTATTTGTACTGATTATTAGATGTCGGTAAGATTTTTTGCATGTGATATCGAGCAGTTATTGAGCTTTTGAAACTGACCttgtttaaccgaacacttttcgtcagagttatctccccaaataTATTTCTCATTTAGAGCAGcggtaaaacataaaaaaaaaattaatgcacCAAACAAACACACGGCTGAACTATGTCGCACTGAAaagagaaaattataaactttcaGATTAATGGTGCTGTAATCCTGAGAAGTGGTCGGCATTTGGCATAATTGAGATCAAATGTcagcaattatatatttctaaacaTTGTCTTCACTGTTTATTTTGGGTTTaattcatgaataaaaaaaaatatacattagaaAAGCAGAGGACAATTACTCATTAaccatataaatacatgtagtatgtagccatgttggttggcaggcggggTTTTCGGACAAACTTTTAAACTATACCCTTATGATAATTTGTGTCAGTCGTTTCAGAGGATCCGAGTAGATTTATGTAAATGATTTAatacagttttagtttgttaccccgattttgttttttgtccatagatttatgagttttgaacagcggtatactactgttgcctttatttaatacacaaatttacGAAACATTGaatttaaagggcaataactccttaatggatcaattgatttttttttgtcatgttgagttatttgtagatcttactttgatgaaaattattgctttttacagtttgtCTCTTTCTATAActatattaaagataataactaaactgcaaaatttccttaaaattaccaattcacccGTATGTTAATTTTTTTAGCCATGAAAGCCATCGTGGTTAGTTGGTTGGCCGGTCATCTGACACATTCTTTAAACTTGATACTGTAAACAGG is from Mytilus galloprovincialis chromosome 6, xbMytGall1.hap1.1, whole genome shotgun sequence and encodes:
- the LOC143080071 gene encoding microfibril-associated glycoprotein 4-like; translated protein: MENGILILLPSVVTVFIALYIYTVELRINQIKDELVKVKNQQIQDISKMKEDLKSKSMIEETSAHGKELEDIRSILKETDSVRRTEFHEMTKNITKYLKETDNRYYSGKALGDCSDLPEGYRSGIYKIQPTKSDEFDVYCQMVDYGGGWTVIQRRESGDLDFFLGWTKYKEGFGRLDQEFWLGNDNIHALTFQGRYELMIDLYDFDNYQVFANYQYFYVGDESSNYRLSVYGYKGTAGDSLNYHNGMPFSTFDKDNDLSKNNCAKDGVGAWWFNDCYKSHLNGIFLSKTPGTVWKGIHWRDWLGGVYSLRATRMMIRRL